A portion of the Paenibacillus marchantiae genome contains these proteins:
- a CDS encoding serine hydrolase domain-containing protein, translating into MRLTLKKRTSLAAVTLVLTMLAPMNALAAQANSNTSNLTYNMTQKAVMEKAKLLTETYGTTSVQYALMDEGEIVISGQVGKNDPENRIPLSSNTMYGIGSTSKMVLTASVMKLVDEGKIDLDVPVVNYIPDFKMKDNRYKQITPRMLLNHSSGILGTSSSSAILYGDNDTYAHDTFLDQLAEQNLKADPGAYSVYSNDSFTLAEILVEKISGMSFSHFIQQNFTEPLGMSHTKTPQDLVDPDQMAVTYSQLNKEELPLENTNMIGSGGIYSTAEDLVKFSQIFTGEVKGILSSESSKAMTQEEYKKGVWPEDSDSSISYGLGWDSVDLFPFSEYGIKAVTKGGNTIAYHSSLIVLPEYNMAAAVTSSGGSSTTDQLIASELLLSALEEKDMIKERKPEKSFGVPVKTTMPTELTQYAGIYGAVGSSLLKLEVNDEGQLTTSLLLSPNSTEQKYTYTADGSFVNEQGTEKLKFTQEDNGNTYLWSRSYQSVPGLGQIASSEYKAEKLETNSLSEDVTAAWQKREGNIYYLVNEKYTSTVYDSATPIIPIHMFDEAPGYVYTNKIIDANSAVNQLQIPGLAGRDTMEYKFFEKNGVEYVSAGGKVYVSQELVRPLYSGKQSKTTIQTNGYATWYSVPAAAAGKVMTVKMPSKGAFTVYDQTGISTNHTVVSGENEVTLPENGTIVFAGEAGSRFEISLTNQ; encoded by the coding sequence ATGAGATTGACACTGAAAAAACGAACTTCATTAGCCGCTGTAACCCTGGTGTTAACCATGTTAGCCCCAATGAATGCTCTCGCCGCACAGGCAAACAGTAACACCAGTAACCTCACGTATAATATGACCCAAAAAGCGGTGATGGAGAAGGCCAAGCTGCTTACCGAAACATATGGTACAACAAGTGTGCAGTACGCACTCATGGATGAGGGAGAGATCGTAATCTCCGGACAAGTAGGCAAAAACGACCCGGAGAACCGTATCCCCCTTTCTTCTAATACAATGTATGGCATCGGTTCAACCAGTAAAATGGTGCTTACCGCCTCTGTGATGAAGCTGGTTGATGAAGGCAAGATTGATTTGGATGTGCCGGTTGTGAACTATATCCCTGACTTTAAAATGAAAGATAACCGTTACAAACAGATCACACCTCGTATGTTGCTGAATCATTCATCCGGGATTCTTGGAACCTCAAGCAGTAGTGCCATACTGTATGGGGACAATGATACCTATGCACATGATACATTTTTGGATCAATTGGCCGAGCAAAATTTGAAGGCAGATCCGGGAGCCTACTCGGTGTATAGTAACGATAGCTTTACGTTAGCTGAAATTCTGGTCGAAAAGATTAGTGGCATGAGCTTTAGCCATTTCATCCAACAGAATTTCACCGAACCCTTGGGTATGAGCCACACTAAAACGCCGCAGGATCTGGTTGACCCTGACCAAATGGCAGTAACTTATTCGCAGCTGAATAAGGAAGAACTTCCACTAGAGAACACGAACATGATTGGCTCTGGAGGCATTTACTCTACTGCCGAAGACCTCGTCAAATTTTCGCAAATCTTTACGGGAGAGGTCAAAGGTATTCTTTCCAGTGAGTCGTCAAAAGCCATGACGCAAGAAGAGTACAAAAAAGGTGTGTGGCCAGAGGATAGCGATTCATCGATTTCGTACGGGTTAGGTTGGGATAGTGTAGACTTGTTCCCATTTAGCGAATACGGCATCAAGGCAGTTACCAAAGGTGGCAATACGATTGCTTATCATTCGTCATTAATTGTGCTTCCGGAATACAACATGGCTGCAGCCGTTACCTCTTCAGGTGGATCAAGCACAACCGACCAATTGATTGCGAGCGAGCTGTTGCTTAGCGCACTTGAGGAAAAAGATATGATTAAAGAGCGGAAGCCGGAAAAATCATTTGGCGTACCTGTAAAAACAACCATGCCAACGGAACTAACGCAGTATGCAGGCATTTATGGGGCTGTTGGCAGCTCGTTATTGAAGTTGGAAGTGAATGATGAAGGGCAATTAACAACGTCCCTGCTATTGTCGCCGAACAGTACGGAACAAAAGTATACGTATACCGCAGATGGCTCTTTCGTGAATGAGCAAGGTACAGAAAAGTTGAAATTCACTCAAGAGGATAACGGGAATACATACTTGTGGTCCCGTTCGTACCAGTCGGTGCCAGGGCTTGGACAGATCGCCTCCTCGGAATACAAGGCAGAAAAGCTCGAAACCAATTCATTATCCGAAGATGTAACAGCCGCTTGGCAGAAGCGTGAAGGCAACATTTATTACCTGGTGAATGAAAAATACACCTCAACGGTATATGACAGTGCAACGCCGATCATCCCCATTCATATGTTCGATGAAGCACCAGGTTATGTCTATACTAATAAAATTATTGATGCTAATTCGGCCGTGAACCAACTGCAAATTCCAGGCTTGGCGGGCCGGGATACGATGGAGTATAAGTTCTTCGAGAAAAACGGCGTAGAATACGTTTCAGCAGGAGGAAAGGTCTACGTCAGTCAAGAACTAGTGAGACCGCTCTATTCGGGGAAACAATCGAAGACAACGATTCAAACGAATGGTTATGCGACATGGTATTCGGTACCGGCAGCAGCCGCAGGTAAAGTGATGACAGTGAAGATGCCTTCGAAAGGTGCTTTCACTGTATATGACCAGACGGGTATCAGTACGAATCATACTGTGGTTAGTGGTGAAAATGAAGTTACATTGCCTGAAAACGGTACGATTGTATTTGCTGGTGAAGCTGGTTCAAGGTTCGAAATTTCGTTAACAAATCAATAA
- a CDS encoding ABC transporter ATP-binding protein, with protein MVRRFFSYYRPYKKLFLIDFGCAVLAGLLELAFPLAVSKFINELLPGQDWPLIILACIVLLSIYALNTVLNYVVTYWGHMLGINIETNMRSKMFAHLQKLSFRFFDNRKTGHLIGHLTNDLNDIGEVAHHGPEDVFIAIMTLIGSFWLMANINLELALITFVIIPIMAWVIIVFGGRMTKTYRRLFGDVGNFNSRIEDNVGGIRVVQSFANEEHEKKLFSVDNENFRKTKLLAYKTMAKSISVSYMMMRLVTVFVMISGAWFFIDGRIDMGDFMAFLLLSNIFFRPIEKINAVIESYPKGIAGFKRYLEIIDTEPEIADAKNAVELKSVRGDIRFENVSFGYEENRRILNNISLSINPGETVAFVGPSGAGKTTICSLLPRFYEVEEGRITVDGVDIREVQLESLRKHIGIVQQDVFLFSGTIKENIAYGDLTATDEQIWDAARRASLEELLLTLPEGINTIIGERGVKLSGGQKQRLSIARMFLKNPPILILDEATSALDTETEALIQKSLAELSVGRTTLVIAHRLTTIKNADRILVVNADGIAEQGNHEELVAAGGIYSRLHQVQYSHS; from the coding sequence ATGGTTCGTCGTTTTTTCTCGTATTATCGTCCTTACAAAAAACTATTTTTAATTGATTTTGGTTGTGCAGTACTAGCTGGTTTACTAGAGCTGGCATTTCCACTTGCTGTAAGCAAGTTCATTAATGAGTTGCTGCCAGGTCAAGATTGGCCACTCATTATCCTCGCATGTATTGTCTTGCTGTCGATCTATGCGCTGAATACCGTCTTGAATTATGTCGTGACCTACTGGGGACATATGCTTGGCATTAACATTGAAACCAACATGCGTTCGAAGATGTTTGCTCATTTACAAAAGTTATCCTTCCGGTTTTTCGATAATCGCAAGACGGGTCATCTGATCGGTCACCTTACCAATGATCTCAACGATATTGGAGAGGTTGCTCACCATGGACCTGAGGATGTATTCATCGCGATTATGACTCTAATTGGATCTTTCTGGCTTATGGCGAACATTAATTTAGAGCTTGCACTGATCACCTTTGTCATTATTCCTATCATGGCCTGGGTCATTATCGTGTTTGGTGGTCGCATGACGAAGACCTATCGGCGTCTCTTCGGAGATGTGGGGAATTTCAATTCCCGTATCGAAGACAACGTAGGCGGAATTCGTGTCGTTCAATCGTTCGCTAACGAAGAGCATGAGAAAAAACTATTTTCCGTAGATAACGAGAACTTCCGTAAAACAAAGCTGCTTGCTTACAAAACGATGGCGAAGAGTATATCGGTCAGCTACATGATGATGCGTTTGGTTACTGTGTTCGTTATGATCAGCGGTGCTTGGTTCTTTATCGATGGCAGAATTGATATGGGTGATTTCATGGCATTCCTGCTCTTGTCTAATATCTTCTTCCGCCCGATTGAGAAAATAAATGCTGTAATCGAAAGTTATCCGAAAGGGATCGCTGGATTCAAGCGTTATCTGGAAATCATTGATACCGAGCCGGAAATCGCCGATGCGAAAAATGCCGTGGAGCTAAAAAGCGTCCGTGGAGATATTCGCTTCGAAAATGTCTCATTCGGTTATGAGGAAAATCGACGTATTCTGAATAATATCAGTTTGTCCATCAATCCAGGGGAAACCGTTGCATTTGTGGGTCCTTCCGGTGCAGGTAAAACGACCATTTGCAGTCTGCTTCCACGGTTCTATGAAGTAGAGGAAGGTCGGATTACCGTTGATGGAGTTGATATTCGTGAGGTTCAGCTGGAATCTTTGCGCAAACATATCGGTATTGTTCAACAGGATGTATTTCTCTTCTCAGGCACAATTAAGGAAAATATCGCTTATGGCGATTTAACGGCAACAGACGAGCAAATCTGGGATGCAGCCCGTCGTGCATCTTTGGAAGAGTTGCTTCTTACTTTGCCAGAAGGGATCAATACGATCATTGGTGAGCGTGGTGTCAAACTTTCCGGAGGTCAGAAACAGCGCCTGTCCATTGCTCGGATGTTCCTGAAAAATCCACCGATTCTCATTCTGGACGAAGCAACGTCCGCTCTGGATACCGAAACCGAAGCATTAATCCAGAAGTCCTTGGCGGAACTGTCAGTGGGCAGAACAACCCTTGTTATTGCACACCGACTGACAACGATCAAGAATGCAGATCGCATCCTTGTAGTCAATGCGGATGGCATCGCAGAGCAGGGTAACCATGAGGAACTGGTCGCTGCCGGAGGCATATACAGCAGACTTCACCAGGTGCAATACAGCCATTCTTAA
- a CDS encoding MarR family winged helix-turn-helix transcriptional regulator, which translates to MLTEMRRFNRFYTNILGVLDKHILGTGYSFAEARVIIEIGIQGESIANNLVDTLTIDRSYMSRIVSKLTREGLLMKVDSAADSRVSLIRLTEKGQELYGELNERSDQQIVKLMQGLDEEEIREVYASMMNIQDKLNKRAGETRR; encoded by the coding sequence ATGTTGACTGAAATGCGGCGTTTTAACCGTTTTTATACCAATATACTCGGTGTACTCGATAAACATATCCTGGGAACGGGATACTCCTTCGCTGAAGCAAGGGTCATTATTGAAATTGGCATTCAAGGGGAGAGCATTGCGAACAATCTGGTGGATACACTGACCATTGATCGCAGCTACATGAGCCGAATTGTAAGTAAACTGACCCGAGAAGGGCTGCTGATGAAAGTGGATTCAGCTGCTGACAGCCGCGTTAGTTTGATTCGCCTGACTGAAAAAGGGCAGGAGCTTTACGGTGAGTTGAATGAACGTTCAGATCAGCAGATTGTGAAGTTAATGCAAGGTTTGGATGAGGAAGAGATCAGAGAAGTTTACGCTTCAATGATGAATATTCAGGATAAGTTGAACAAAAGAGCAGGAGAGACAAGACGATGA
- a CDS encoding threonine aldolase family protein: MIRFECDYNEGAHERILQRLISTNMEQTSGYGKDAHCDRARSLIRQACENEQADVHFLVGGTQTNTTVIASILRPYQGVIAATSGHIAVHETGAIEATGHKVITVPSEDGKITSDQVKAVYDAHWNDAAPEHCVQPGMVYISQPTENGTMYSKAELQALFNVSQQCGLPFFIDGARLGYALASRNCDTTLADLARLCDVFYIGGTKIGALMGEAVVILNDKLKPDFRYMIKQKGGLLAKGRLLGIQFETLFEDGLYLEISQHAVDMAMLIHDSLAEQGITFLYDSPTNQQFPILPDDLLQDLRSRYSFTFWEKVSDTHSVVRFCTSWATQRENVDSLIRDISQALNKLKACV, from the coding sequence ATGATACGATTCGAATGTGATTACAACGAAGGCGCGCATGAGCGCATTTTGCAAAGACTAATTTCAACGAACATGGAACAAACGAGCGGTTACGGTAAAGATGCCCATTGTGATCGGGCGAGAAGCCTTATTCGACAAGCTTGTGAAAATGAACAGGCGGATGTGCATTTTTTGGTTGGTGGTACACAGACCAATACAACGGTTATTGCCTCCATTTTGCGTCCATACCAAGGCGTGATTGCAGCGACTTCGGGCCACATCGCGGTCCATGAGACGGGAGCGATCGAAGCCACAGGTCACAAAGTGATCACGGTACCAAGCGAGGATGGGAAGATCACGTCAGATCAGGTCAAAGCGGTCTATGATGCCCATTGGAATGATGCAGCACCTGAACATTGTGTCCAGCCCGGAATGGTTTACATATCCCAGCCTACTGAGAACGGTACGATGTACAGCAAGGCAGAGCTGCAAGCATTATTTAATGTGAGCCAACAGTGTGGTCTCCCGTTCTTTATTGATGGGGCGCGTCTTGGGTATGCTCTTGCTTCCCGGAATTGTGATACGACTCTCGCTGATCTCGCACGCCTATGTGATGTATTCTATATTGGCGGAACCAAGATCGGAGCATTGATGGGAGAAGCGGTAGTCATCCTGAACGACAAGCTTAAGCCAGATTTTCGTTATATGATCAAACAAAAAGGCGGCCTGCTTGCCAAAGGCAGATTGTTGGGGATTCAATTTGAAACGCTGTTTGAAGATGGTCTGTATCTTGAAATTTCCCAGCATGCGGTGGACATGGCCATGTTAATTCATGATTCGCTTGCGGAGCAAGGTATTACTTTCCTATATGATTCACCAACCAATCAGCAATTTCCGATTCTGCCAGATGATCTGCTTCAGGATTTACGCAGCCGTTACTCGTTCACATTCTGGGAAAAGGTGTCCGATACACACAGCGTCGTTCGTTTTTGTACCAGTTGGGCAACCCAGCGGGAAAATGTGGACTCACTGATTCGTGATATTTCCCAGGCTCTGAACAAATTGAAAGCTTGTGTGTAA
- a CDS encoding alpha-amylase family protein, with amino-acid sequence MKFRQIHLDFHTSEAIEGIGRDFSKQQFQEMLKTGYVDSITIFSKCHHGWAYHPTTANQMHPHLNFDLLGAQIEAAHEIGVKTPVYLSAGLDERLARKHPQWLIRNQQEQISWTADFMTPGYHQFCMNTPYLDVLTLQVEEVVKNYDADGIFLDIVGVRECYCQYCVAEIRSQGSDPRNIQDMKKLWEQTYARYANRMNETVHAVKPGLPVFHNSSHVDRGRRDLAHVNTHLELESLPTGGWGYDHFPLSARYAQTLGMDFLGMTGKFHTSWGEFGGYKHPNALRYETALSLANGARCSIGDQLHPGGQMDIATYSLIGEAYREVEAKEEWCRDTTAMADIALLSVEAALWESGGDPHNQHKHHDTGAVRVLLEGHYLFDVVDLQADLSKYKVVILPDAISITESIKTKLTAFLAGSGKILATGRSGLSPDGTGFEFDWGVEYQEVSPFRPSYFRPSFELPSLRTASFVMYTEGQNTVPTRDGIVLGSKENSYFNRDLFTFCSHQHTPSDLQESGTGMAEGQDGIYIAWNVFEDYATKGSLAVKEIICYALDRLLSNNKSLMTNLPAQGVTTLQVQKNSNRWVNHLLYASPVRRGQGVEVIEDIPSLINTEVTVAAAEKVQDVYLAPQNHSLPFSQVNGLVTFTIPEWSCHQMVVIQF; translated from the coding sequence ATGAAATTTCGTCAAATTCATCTCGATTTTCATACGTCAGAAGCCATTGAAGGCATTGGCCGTGATTTTTCGAAGCAGCAATTTCAGGAGATGCTTAAGACTGGATACGTCGATTCCATCACCATTTTCTCCAAGTGCCATCATGGCTGGGCCTATCACCCGACAACCGCCAATCAAATGCATCCACATCTGAATTTCGATCTTCTGGGTGCCCAGATTGAAGCTGCTCATGAGATAGGTGTGAAGACACCGGTCTATCTCTCTGCTGGCCTGGATGAGCGACTCGCCCGCAAGCATCCTCAGTGGCTCATCCGCAATCAGCAGGAGCAAATCAGTTGGACAGCCGACTTCATGACACCGGGATATCATCAATTTTGCATGAATACCCCTTATCTTGACGTGCTTACCCTACAGGTCGAGGAAGTCGTAAAGAATTATGATGCGGACGGCATCTTCCTCGATATCGTTGGTGTTCGGGAATGTTATTGTCAATATTGTGTTGCCGAGATTCGCTCACAGGGCTCCGATCCACGAAACATTCAAGATATGAAAAAACTGTGGGAACAGACGTATGCTCGTTATGCTAATCGAATGAACGAGACTGTGCATGCAGTGAAACCCGGATTACCAGTGTTCCACAACAGCAGTCACGTCGACCGAGGGCGGCGGGATCTCGCCCATGTGAATACCCATCTGGAGTTGGAATCGCTACCAACGGGCGGCTGGGGGTACGACCACTTCCCCCTCTCTGCACGTTATGCGCAAACCCTGGGCATGGATTTCCTCGGCATGACCGGAAAATTCCATACTTCCTGGGGCGAATTCGGTGGATACAAGCACCCCAACGCGCTGCGTTATGAAACTGCGCTGAGCCTTGCGAACGGAGCTCGCTGCTCCATTGGAGATCAGCTGCATCCAGGTGGTCAGATGGACATTGCCACGTATTCGTTGATCGGGGAAGCTTACCGTGAGGTAGAAGCAAAGGAAGAATGGTGTCGCGATACTACCGCTATGGCCGATATCGCGTTGCTGTCAGTGGAAGCAGCCTTATGGGAATCCGGAGGCGATCCTCATAACCAGCACAAACACCACGATACCGGTGCTGTAAGAGTTTTGCTGGAAGGCCACTATCTCTTCGATGTAGTAGATCTGCAGGCTGATCTATCCAAATATAAAGTTGTTATTTTGCCGGATGCCATTAGCATTACAGAGTCAATCAAAACCAAACTGACAGCCTTTCTTGCCGGGAGCGGCAAAATTCTCGCCACTGGCCGTTCCGGACTCTCACCGGATGGAACGGGCTTTGAATTCGATTGGGGTGTAGAATATCAGGAGGTTTCCCCATTCCGTCCCTCCTATTTCCGTCCGAGTTTCGAGCTTCCTTCCCTGCGTACAGCCTCTTTTGTCATGTATACCGAAGGACAGAATACAGTGCCAACGAGAGACGGCATTGTACTTGGTAGTAAGGAGAATTCATATTTTAACCGTGACTTGTTCACGTTCTGCTCTCACCAGCATACCCCTTCTGATCTGCAGGAATCGGGAACTGGCATGGCTGAAGGTCAGGATGGAATCTATATCGCGTGGAATGTTTTTGAAGATTATGCGACGAAGGGGAGCTTGGCTGTCAAGGAAATCATCTGTTACGCGCTGGACCGTTTACTGAGTAACAACAAGTCGCTGATGACCAACCTGCCTGCCCAAGGGGTTACGACGCTGCAGGTGCAGAAGAACTCGAACCGTTGGGTGAATCATCTGCTGTATGCCTCTCCAGTACGTAGAGGACAAGGTGTGGAAGTTATCGAGGATATCCCTTCACTTATCAATACAGAGGTGACGGTTGCGGCGGCTGAAAAAGTACAGGACGTGTATCTCGCTCCTCAGAACCATAGTCTCCCATTCAGTCAGGTGAACGGCCTTGTGACCTTCACGATACCGGAGTGGTCCTGTCATCAAATGGTCGTGATTCAATTTTAG